atatgggttttgtagtaatctgtatggccttgatatgggttttgtagtaatctgtatggccttgatatgggttttgtggtaatctgtatggccttgatatgggttttgtggtaatctgtatggccttgatatgggttttgtggtaatctgtatggccttgatatgggttttgtagtaatctgtatggccttgatatgggttttgtagtaatctgtatggccttgatatgggttttgtggtaatctgtatggccttgatatgggttttgtggtaatctgtatggccttgatatgggttttgtggtaatctgtatggccttgatatgggttttgtggtaatctgtatggccttgatatgggttttgtagtaatctgtatggccttgatatgggttttgtggtaatctgtatggccttgatatgggttttgtagtaatctgtatggccttgatatgggttttgtagtaatctgtatggccttgatatgggttttgtggtaatctgtatggccttgatatgggttttgtggtaatctgtatggccttgatatgggttttgtggtaatctgtatggccttgatatgggttttgtggtaatctgtatggccttgatatgggttttgtggtaatctgtatggccttgatatgggttttgtggtaatctgtatggccttgatatgggttttgtagtaatctgtatggccttgatatgggttttgtggtaatctgtatggccttgatatgggttttgtggtaatctgtatggccttgatatgggttttgtggtaatctgtatggccttgatatgggttttgtggtaatctgtatggccttgatatgggttttgtggaccaAAGTTGTATAACAAAGactttttgtgctgggaattgctcccagcaattttctgttatgcggaaatatacacacaatcacacagaatgctacagagatccattcaggtttgggactatgaCAGGGTTATGTTGCATGCTCTATATCacattgctgtggaactgtcaaggctatCCCaatcagtccacaggctatcccggagtcacccaggcccagcCAACAATATAGCACCTACGGACTCTGTGTGTATAATCGTCCCcaacttttcgagtcattacttcAGGAGTCCCCCAAATTCACATGattgatacagcctacccatcgagtctgtagaacactcacaaAGGGCTCGACTTTAGTAGGGTTTGTAAGGTGTACTATCAAGGTCCACAATACCCATATCTGGGCTGTTAAGTTATAGGCATGTAAAAATTGCCATGAATAGCAAAACATGTAGGATAGAAGTGGGGATCTATAATTCTAAATGATCAGAATAAATTCCAAGTTATAGTTTACTGTATTTTTAAGATTGACCTGCATGTGGTCATTATTAAcgtaaattttattttcataggATATtccaattttgtatttttcaggGATGGTTTGATCCAGTTAAATACATCTCTCAAACTAAACGATGGCCTTCCAGAATGTTTAATACAGGGAATAGTCATGACGGTTATCAGGAAAAGTACTAAATGAGAGAACTTGATGGAAAGACCGTATAGATCATGATTCACTGCAAGCAATTGGTAGATAATACTGGAGTATTTGAAAGAATATTTCATAGTCATACAGAATCATCTTGCAGCTCAAAGGATTTTGAGGATAGTCATAAATATTTCTCTGAAAACAAAACACTGTGTTATATAGGCCATTCAAAACATCTCATATCCAACTAAAATATCATGATAGCTTTAGGAATTTGTTAGAGTACATTGAATTGATAGGATTGCTATGTAGATCATCTCCAGTGTAAAGAAATGTTATGGTGACTGTTAACTCAAAGCATCacacccaatctgattaaaatctgatgtggtaaaagcggctagatgtctttatttacctctatttccatcattttgtgttgtttattgtatTCCAGGTGATTActgccttcccacatctgaccctgtgtaatagaaaatgtgcttttgagtagccaatcaggatgagcATTAGATTGGCAGCTGCacacactggagaaattgaacAATCAAAGAAATAAACGTACACACAAAGGATTGTGTTGACGACATGACCCGTCGGTGGCTGCACCGTCTCTCCAATCAATTTTGAAAGaagcgtgctgattggttgaagaaacctTTCACGCTCCTTGagattcaaacaagattttctatCACACAGGATCAGATGTGGGAAGGGCGGtgatcacccagaacaaaacaaatgacacaacaCGATGGAAATAGATGTAAAGAAAGACATcaagccgctttcaccacatcagattttaatcaaattgcaACAAACCATAACTTGGCTCTATCACTGTGGCACCtatgtatttgaaaatgtacaatgtcattATTTAAGCATGTGAAATATTAGACTATAAGATATATTGAGCTGTACCGCCCTCAATGGTCAGGGTTGGTCATTGTGTGAAGGCATCCCAACACAGCATATCTTGCAGACTACATGGGATATGAGTAATATAGATTTGGTTCTCTGTCATCTCTATATCTCATTTTAGTGCTGACAGCTATATGATTACACATGTTGTATTTATAACCATGAATCCAGACAATGAGATTagtatttttttgtgtattgCAGTTGCATATAGATTTGACCTTTGTTTTGTCTTGTACATAGTGAAACTATTCACAGAAATGTTTACTGAAATAGACTTAGTATGTTTTGTTatattgtctgtatttgttGAGTTCTATAATGCCAGATTCAATACCTCATTTAGTTGTACATCTATTAGACTTCTTTTTCATCTGTTATGTACACTCTCTTTCTCTATCATTTGACTACATTAAATTTCAGACCCCTAATTTTCTACTGATTCTAAGTTTCAATTTGTAAGAGAGAGatgggggagagagagagagagagagagagagagagagagagagagagagagagagagagagagagagagagagagagagagagagagagagagagagagagagagggagagggagagggagagagagagagagagagagagagagagagagaaaatatatattacatataaccAATGGTGAATGagtttaatatgtaaatttattataATCTTGTACATATAGTTGACGATagagaaatattttaaagaCAGGCAAGATTAGGATTGATAGATTTGGATTATGATTTGAAACTTTTTGaaacttgaaaaatattgcATGAGGCTTGTTGACGTTAGGAAAGTCATCTTTGACCACAGGGGGTGGTCTTCGAGTTACTCATTTTGCTGAAATGCAAGTTTTAGCTACGACTGAAATACTCATTCCACTAATCAATACAAGAAAACCTACTCTCACTACAATAAATCATGTACAAATAGCTTTGTACACAAACAGCTTCATTGGCTGCACCCGATACATGGAAAAATGATCTACCTTTTTACTCAGGGGTGTCTGGACTCTGAGAAAAGAAATGGCAGTAGATCTCGGGGTAATCTTGTCTTACAAAACCCAACTTTTCATGCATATGTGCAGATACTTCATTAGTAGTTACAACAGATACATAGGGTGTGTTTCCAGCTTCAAGTAACTTTATTGCAAGATTTGCTGTAATTATACTGGAAAAGCCTCTCCGTCTGTATTCAGGGAGGGTAAATGTGTGACCTATATCACCAGACGCTTTCACAAAAGCCCATGAAACTACCTGTGTACCATGGTAGATGGCAAGGTTTGGTAAGTGCTGAGTCAGGTTAATAAAGTGTTTTATAGACAGCATAGGATCTGTGTCTGACCATATACTCTGTACTAATGATGCATGTTCTTCCTGTAGTGGTCTAAGTTGAAATCCGTCAGGTAGGGGCTTGGAGACAATTTGAAGCAGTTTTTCTTTGTCACACCCAGTGTACATACAACAACCCAATGACTTAGGGCCATGTAAATATCTTTTGTGATTCTCACAAACTTGCTGAACCACCTCTAATTGTGAGATGTCCATCTTTTTAAACTGAATAAGATCATTGGTCCAATCTACAACATCATTTATCAGAAATTTCAACCTGTTGTCATCCACACTATAGAAATAGTATGTTTTGCCTGtaagtttgttttcataatcaCCAGCAAAGCACAGTACAGTTGGTATGTTCTCCATGTCATCACTGTCAATGTAGATGGTCATACTTGGCCAGGTGTTAACATTGTTGTTGTAACGTTTGATCAGCTGGTAAACAGGGAGGCAGGCCGGTAGCCATTTTGTCAACGCCTTCAACAAGAGTGGAATTTTGGTTGTGTTGATTTGATATGCCATGTCCtacaatgaaataaattgcATTATCTAACACATACTAAATCAGACCAATGGATTTGTTTTTACCCAAactctcaccgctgggggctctgcctatgagagagcccccagcggtgagagtctgaGTAACCAAGACCTTGGAGTAATTAGTCAGTATAATCACTTCAAGCCGAGACTAACTAAGGATCTTTTCCTTGTTTATTGTACCATTGAGGATTGTTTTCTGGCAACCCAAGTATGCGCACAGTAAACAACTCTGCTCTCATTCCTAAATCTAAATGACTTGATACACGTGACGTGCCGTAAACCAAACAGTCGCTATTAAAACTAAATGTGCTAGCTGTCGCTTTGCACGAGGTACGTGCATTCAGCATGTGCTCAGTTCAGTCAGTTCAAGGCTAGTTGATTTCTTGATGGAAGTCTTGTCTTTGTGTGAAAATAGGTCAGGATATAATACGATAAAAATAATACGTGTCTttcgatgtctgtctgtgtatacataaatgaatgtaaaaaCCACTGTTGAACCATAGACCTGGTTGGTGAAAGGTCTATTCAAATCTTATGTTCCAATTTAGTGATGGATACCAGGATAGCATTCAGTAGATTTTATACTGAACACATGTACTCACCTTACGTTTGTCAGCTTCAGTGCAATCGACGAAACTTACGTGACGAATAATTAGGTTGTTTAGATTAGTTAGCTCAAAGTATGATGGCTAGTTAGTAAGATATGGTCGTGGAATAATCATGAAAACGGTTCAAATTCTGACAACTTCAGTGTCTGATGCAATATACACGCCCATGTCGAAATCGGGTCATAGTTCGGGGAGCGGGGGGGTCAGAGTCTCTCGTAGTTTTCTGTCCACGTAACTGAGCGCAGCCCTATACTAATACATTACACGTATTTTTGTCTCTCAAGTTTCTACTTGAACAGTTCATGCTTACTTTATGAAGTACAGTATAAGCAAGGAGGTTTATACCTCCATGATATACgcttgttttaatattttataagcCTGCCGTCATGTAGCAGGGGTGTCATGATACAATTACTGAGGCTACCGGCCGCTGGCACGCGGCACGTGTCGTTATGCGAAATCTTTCATACTAGAAGCAATCAGACGTTTTAAGGGTTTTTATTGCATCCAACTTTTTATCAGACCCTGTTTTGATCTGTCATGTGCAATATTTCCGTAGGACTGTAAATATTTAGTGATGAGTTGtttatgttttcctttttagtctgtaaggtgtgTCTTCGTTTTTATCACTGTTAGGCCTAAccaaaaaaatttgtgtggttccgattacgcttaaTTTTGGAATAGGtcgggtaggtagatttttgaaaatatttatatatatatatttgtttcatatgtgactgtctagttcaggtagttatgttttccattgtttttcatatggtctctgtgttattggttggaggagggtctatggtatattaaagtacgccgtgacggggcgcgtGCGCCATACCACATCGCTCAACCCTTGGGAGAGAGGAGGTTGATGAGTGAGTAACTACGCGATCGAAGCATCTCACAAGTAACTTAGTTACATACACAGTCTATattctcccctccactgtctatggttgatCAGTGGTCTAGGCAATGATCAtgatagttaattttacattgacatgtatacacacacctACCGGACAATGAGATTAGTAGTTTTTTACGGTGTATTGCAGTTGCATATAGATTTGACCTTTGTTATGTCTTGTACATAGTGGAACTATTCACGGAACTGTTTACTGAAATAGACTTAGTATGTTTTGTTatattgtctgtatt
Above is a genomic segment from Glandiceps talaboti chromosome 20, keGlaTala1.1, whole genome shotgun sequence containing:
- the LOC144450946 gene encoding glycine N-acyltransferase-like, translated to MTIYIDSDDMENIPTVLCFAGDYENKLTGKTYYFYSVDDNRLKFLINDVVDWTNDLIQFKKMDISQLEVVQQVCENHKRYLHGPKSLGCCMYTGCDKEKLLQIVSKPLPDGFQLRPLQEEHASLVQSIWSDTDPMLSIKHFINLTQHLPNLAIYHGTQVVSWAFVKASGDIGHTFTLPEYRRRGFSSIITANLAIKLLEAGNTPYVSVVTTNEVSAHMHEKLGFVRQDYPEIYCHFFSQSPDTPE